The genomic stretch CTGTAATTCCTTGATAACTAGCCCTTCATCAACATCTTAAGGCTTGATTTGATGTATTGTTCTGCTGTTTCATTTGTGCCTTCAAAGAACTTACGAATTTTCTTAAGTTCTGCTGCTTTGTAGCCAAGTGCCAAAAGAGCTTCCATGGCTTCTTCAAGCTGCTCGTTTGCTGCCGCTTTGGTCTGAGAAACTTTGCCATTTTCCACAGAAACATCAACGAATTTTCCTGCCAAATCCAATACCATTTGTTGGGCAGTCTTTTTCCCGATTTTCGGAAATTTCATCAAGTATTTGATGTCGCTTGTGTCGATGGCATTGACCAAACCTTCATTATCATCCACTGCGATAATCGCTAGCGCAGTTGTAGGACCAATCCCAGAAACTGAAATCAGATTAAGAAAAACAGCCTTTTCGTCTTCAGTATGAAAGCCAAACAAAAGTTGAGCATCTTCACGAATTACTTGATGAAGGTAGACTTGGATATCTTGATTCATCAAATCTGAAAAGCTGTAAGGATTAGCAACATTGACAATATAGCCTAATCCCCCTGCTTCAATGACAATGTATTTCGCAGTAATTTTAGTTAATTTTCCTTTGATATAATCGTACATTTAGTATTTTCCTAACTCTCTTAAACTTGTATGATTTTCTTGAATACGACGGAACATTTTTTCCATGTCTGACTTGGTAAAATTAACAAGTACTGGACGTCCGTGTGGGCAGTTATAAGGGTTCTTACATTGAGATAATTGAACAATGAGTTGTCGGGCTGAATAG from Streptococcus ruminicola encodes the following:
- the ruvA gene encoding Holliday junction branch migration protein RuvA, yielding MYDYIKGKLTKITAKYIVIEAGGLGYIVNVANPYSFSDLMNQDIQVYLHQVIREDAQLLFGFHTEDEKAVFLNLISVSGIGPTTALAIIAVDDNEGLVNAIDTSDIKYLMKFPKIGKKTAQQMVLDLAGKFVDVSVENGKVSQTKAAANEQLEEAMEALLALGYKAAELKKIRKFFEGTNETAEQYIKSSLKMLMKG